The following is a genomic window from Desulfovibrio litoralis DSM 11393.
ACCATAAGCAAAAAATCTTAAAGGGCGTTGACTGGCTATTTTTGGGTCAAGCTGACGCACAGAACCCGCGGCGGCATTGCGTGGATTGGCAAAAATTTTATCTCCACGCCCTGCTTGGGTTTGATTGAGTTTTTCAAAATCAGCCTTGTTAATAACAACTTCTCCACGCACTTCCAATAAATCAGGAACTTCGAGTTGTGTTCCATTTTTTGTTTTAGTGTGTAGCTTTAACGGAATATTTTTAATTGTGCGAATATTTGCCGTAACCAGCTCGCCTACTTCACCGTCGCCTCGAGTCAAAGCCGAAACAAACACACCCTTTTCATAAATAAGCTCAATAGCAAGCCCGTCCATTTTGGGGTCTGTCCAAAACATCAAGTCATTTTTGGTTAAAGCCGGGCTAAAACGTAATATTTTTTGTATAAATTCGTTCCATTCCGGTTCGCTAAAAGCATTGTCTAAACTATACATAGACAAGGTATGAGCTTTGCTTTCGATATTTAATAAAGCCCCGCCCACCCTTGAAGTTATGGAGTTTGGGTCTTTTAAAAGAGGGTATTGTTCTTCCAGACTTTGCAATTCTTTAAACAGCTTGTCGTATTCGTAGTCGCTAATCTCAGGGGTATCTTGAGTATGATAAAGCCAGTTGTGATGCCTTAAACTCGCCTGTAATTCTTGCATTCTTTGTTGTGCTTGTGTTGTATTGGTCATGGGTTATAATTTAATTGTTTAGTGTTTTATTTTTTCATGTAAAATTAAATAGCAGGCTTTATTTTTTTATAAAGTCTGCTATTTTTTCTTTTAAGCTTGTTAAAAGTTCGTCTGGGACACGGCCTGTTTTATTTCTAATTCTCGTTTCGTTTACAACAAATAAACGAGAATAACGAATTACAGATTCTCGAGGTAAACCAGCTCTTCTTTGGTTGTTCATATCAAGTGCATAAATATATGGATCACAAAGACCTTTGCTAGTTATCATTGCAACCAAAAAATCGTTATTCGCAAGAGCCTTTATAATTACTACAGGGCGAACTTTACTCTGACTTAAATCAGAATAATCAAAAGGAACAAAAACAACATCACCTGAAACATATTGGGGTGTATTTATTTGTCCCATGCTGTCTCCTCTTCAGTTTTTCCCCAATCTCTTAGAGCAGAAGAAGAGGTAGCATATAAATCTAGTTCTTTATCTTCTTTTATAGTTTCTTCTTTGCCTGCATTGAACCCGCTAAAATCAAAACTTTTGCCTGTAATTTTTTCATATTGTTTGCTTAGTTGCTTTAACAAAACTTTATCTTCTGCTAAAAAGGCATATTCAATTGCCTTCACAATATAAGAAACTCTCACTCCATCAAGAGATATTGCCTTAAGTGCATATCTTATAGCTTTCTCAAGCTCTCCTGTGTTGCGAAAAAAGACTGCATAATTATAATATACTTCGGCATCATTGGGGTTTAAGCGTATCGCAGTTTCATAACATTCTTGGGCTTTTTTTATTTGCCCCAATAAAGCATAATAAGAGGCATGATAGGCATTTCCTTTAGCTGGATCTATCTTTTTGATATATTGAGCAATAAAAGATTCAAGTTTATATTGCTCAATATCTGATAAGCATTCTCGCCATGCTTTTTCAAACAAAGCAATAATATCATTTTGGATTGTTTGAGCTTGTGCTTTCATTTTATCTACCTAGCCTATTAAATATTACATTAAATACTTATTTATAACAAAGTTCTATTTACAATTCATCTTAACTTATAACTAAGCATTATTTTACTTAGCACAAGCCATGCCTCGTTAAGCCTTTCCTACGCTCAGATAAGTAAAGCCAAGTTCTTTTAAAGTCGCATCAGAATATAAATTACGCCCATCAAAAATCAATGGATTTTTCAAGCTTTCTTTTATGCGTTTAAAGTCAGGGGTTCTGAATTGATTCCATTCTGTAACGACCAAGAGAGCGTCTGCATTTTTCAACACATCATATTGATTATCCATAATGCTAACTAAAGGATTATTTTTTAAGATGTTACGTGCGTTATTATGAGCCACAGGGTCAAAGGCTTGAATCTTCATGCCATGTTTTGTTAAATCTTGAATAATACTTAAAGAAGCGGCATCTCGCATATCATCAGTATTCGCTTTAAAAGCCAAGCCCCATAAAGCAAGGGTTTTTCCATGGACGCTATTTTCTGATTTAGTCATTTTGTCAAAATAAGCTCTAATACGCTCAGCCATACGCACTTTTTGGCGATTATTAACGTTATCAACCGCTTCTAATAATTCAGGAGCAAAGTTATATTTGCGGGCTGTATGAATAAGCGCCTTAACATCTTTAGGAAAACAAGAACCACCATAACCAAGACCGGGATAAATAAAGTGATAACCAATACGATGATCCGCCCCAATTCCGGTACGCACATCTCTAACATCCGCCCCAACTTGTTCACACAAATTAGCGATTTCATTAATAAAAGATATTTTTGTTGCGAGCATGCAGTTCGCTGCATATTTAGTCATTTCAGCACTGCGTACACTCATTACGATTAATTTATCACGACTGCGTGCAAAAGGTGCATAAAGCTCTTTTAATAAACTAGCACTCTTTTCGCTACTTGTTCCGACAATTACTCTATCAGGCTTCATAAAGTCTTGAACAGCGTCGCCCTCTTTTAAAAATTCAGGGTTAGAAACGACATCAAAATCAATATCAACCTTACGTTTTTTTAACTCAGCGGCAATCAGCTCACGCACAAAGTCGGCTGTTCCTACCGGTACTGTTGATTTATCAACAATAACTAAAGGTTTTTGCATTTGACTACCAATTTCTTTGGCTACGGCTTCAACGTATGATAAATCACAAGAACCATCATCACCGGACGGCGTGCCTACACAAATAAATACAAGTTCTGAGTTTGATAAGCCTTCTGTTAGTTTTGTGGTAAAAACCAAACGCCCATCTTTAAAATTTTGTTGGACTAACTTTTCTAAACCCGGCTCATAAATATGAACTTCACCATTTTTTAATTTTTCTACAACCTTGGGGTTTACATCAACACAAACAACATCATTACCCATTTCAGCAAAACAAGCCGCACTCACTAAACCCACATAACCTGTTCCCACTATACAAACACGCATTATATACTCCAGATTTTTATATTTTTTATAAATAAAAAAACAAACAATTCTATTTTATTTATTATATTAATAAAAGTCAAAACATGCAAGCCAGACCCAAAGATTTTCTTGAATAAAACAAAATTAAGACCATTGCAAAACTCTGTTTTGCGTGCTTTTATCATCGTTTTATGCTCTGTATACCATAACATAAAACGTCTTAAGCCACAAAAAACACTCGTTTTATAGGAAAATTAAATTTTTCTTATTTGTGTTTTGGGGAGTGTCGTCCTAACGGAAGCCACTTAGAGACTATTGTGCAATAGCCTCTAATTCGCAGCATAAAAAACAAAAATCTTGCGTTAAACATTTTTTTTTGATAATACTAAAAGGATAAAATAATTTATCAAAATTATACTATAAAATTCATACGAGGGATCAGAATGAAAAAACAACACATTTTTATAATAGCAATTTTTGCTGTTATGGCTGTTGCTTACTTTGGCGTAAGCACAGTTGAAAAACGCACGGAAGACTCCTTGCGTCAAGCCTTTATTGCCGGTTTTAAACAAACTGCACCAAACGAAACCATTACCGTTGGCGACGTTAAATATTCCATGTTTAATAAGTCTATAAGCTTAAGCAACATTGAAGTTCCGGCTAACCCTAGTAATCCTAACAATCCTACTTTCAAAATTGAAAATATTAACCTTGAACTAAATAAAACCTTTTCTGATTCTTTTGTTATTGAAGATCTCAAATCTGTCAGAGTTACCGGTTTATCGGCAACAAACACCGCCACGTCTTTAAAGCTCAAAGAATTTTTCCTTGCTAAGCCACAACTTAATCTTGCTGTTGCCATGCCGGCTTTCCAACAAATGATTGTCGCAAAAAGCCAAGAGAATATCGTTGGAATTATTGAACAAATAGAAATTTTAAGCGAAAACTTCAGCTATGAAAACCTGTTGTTTGCAGGTTTTGAATTTAGTGAAGGCAAAGATATAGCCAAACTTGAGCGTTTTGAATTCAAAAATGTAAAGAACAATATTGCAGAATCTTTCACAATCAAGAACTTTTTCTTTTCTATAACTACCGGAGATTCTTTCAACGTTGAAAGTATAGAAACCACAAACATGCCAGTGATTGCCGGTTTCAGATATTTATCAAACGTAGATAACTTTCTTGTTGACGGAAGCCAAAAGTTTGATTTTAAAAACGTCAGCCTTACTAAAGGAAACGACAAACTCCTTTCTATCGCCAACATTAATTTCGATAGCAATATAAAAGATAAAAAAATAACCGGAACAGCGAACATAAAAGACGCAACTATCCATAATGCGACTGATAAAATGATGCTTCCTCCGCCTGTACAAGCCATCTTTACTGAAAATAAACTTAAAGATGCCGTATTTAATTTGACACTGGAAACCGAGCTTGATTTTGTAAAAAACACAATGAATGTAAAAAATTACAAGATCAACATGAACGAACTTGTCGGAGTTACAACTGAATATCAAATAAACTCTACTGACTTAAAACAATATTACAAAGATTATTTCACCGGGTTAACTGATTTCATCAGAGTGGCGTTAGACAATGATAAAGATAATAATGGCAACATGTTAGCCATTCTACAAAAATTGTCCGACGGCGATAACTTAAGCTTAGTCTCAGCATCATTTACTTTTGATGTCAAAACGCAAGTTAGAGAAATGCTCATTAAAGCAGCAAAAGCATTGAACCCAAGCTTAACTGATGAAGCAATCGCAACTCAACAAAAAATGATGGAAGAACAAGTTGCACAAGGTTTAGCTTCTTTTAACTTAACAGGTTTAAAAGACCCGATAAACAGCTTTATTGCTAACTTTGGTCAAATTACCTTTAAAATTAACCCCAAAGAACCTATTCCATTTACCGTGTTCCAAACCCCTCCAACACCTGAAACCATTAGTAGTCTTAACCTAACCGCAACTCATCAGGCTAACTAAGCCACAATGATTATAGGTTTAGGAATAGATATAGTTGATATTAACCGTCTGAAACGTTCTTATGAGCGTTTCGGGCGGTCTTTTTCCGACCGCATTCTTCATTCGGAAGAATTAAAAAACCTGCCTCATAACCCGGAACAAATTCCAACTTTTTTAGCCTCTCGCTTCGCCGCCAAAGAGGCAGCCGTAAAAGCCCTTGGCACAGGGTTTAGCCAAGATATCCACCTGCAAGATATTGAAGTAAAAAAAGAAAGTAACGGAGCACCGCTTTTAATATTGCATAATCAAGCAAAAAAACGCTTTGATGAACTTGGTGCCACCAATAGCTTTATTTCTATAAGCCACGAAAAGACAATGTGTGTTGTAGTCGTAATTTTAGAAAAATAGTTTTACAGCTTTGGTTCTGTATGAATAATAACCAAGTCTAAATCAGGCATCGTTTTATAAAGTTTTGCCTGCACTCTCGAAGAGATTTCATGAGCATCTCTCACAGATAAATCAGGTGGCATATGACAATGAAAACTTAATTGTTTTCCGTCCTGCGATTCTCTAAATAAAACTTTATGTACATCAAAAATTTTCTCTTCGCCTAATATTGCATCTTCAATAACATTTTTACGAGTGCTAAGTTCTTCTTTATTTACGGAATAAGCCGCAAGATGTTTTTGCTCTCTTGGTTCAAGATGCGAAATTATAGTTATATTAGAAAGTTCTTTTCTTAGATCTTTTTCAAATTTATTCACTAAATTATGTGCATTCAATAAAGTTTCATTAGGTTCAACTTCTACATGAAGCTGTAAAAGTTCTTTTAACGCCCCACCACTTTCTGTTTCAAACTCCGAAAACTTAATCGCATGCACCTCTAAGCCATAAACCGAAGCAATTCTTTTAACCTTTGAGATATGATCAAGTTGCTCTATAGGAAAGGGTAAAAACTCAATGGTAATTTCAATAGTTGAATCAAGTTTAGCCATTTCAAGGTTAATCTTTTGACGAATTTCATCAGTTTGTTCAAGCAAAACAGCCGTTTTTAAAACAACAGCCAAGTCCGCAAAAACCTTAGACCCGCTGTGTCTTAAACGTAAACGCTCAATTGAATATACACCGGGAATAGCTTTAACAAGTTCTGTCATTGTTTTTTCAAGCTCAACATCGCCTGCGTCCAACAAAATATTAACAGCTCTCACCGCAAGCTTAAAACTTACATTAATAACAATAGCGGCAACGCCTAAGGCCGCCAAGGCATCAGCACGCTCAAACAAGATTCTTAAAACAGAACCCTCGGGGAAAAACGAAGCCAAATATAACGCCAATAAACCCACGATAACAACGGCTGATGACCATATATCCGTATAAAAATGTAAAGCATCGGCCTCTAAAGCCTGACTTTTATGCTTTTTGGCTACTCGCATTAACATTCTGGCACGAGAAATATCAACAACGATAGAAACAGCCATTATCCCTAAACCCCAGAGTGAAGCCTCTACCAAAACAGGGTTGAAAAACAAGCGATTAATAGAC
Proteins encoded in this region:
- a CDS encoding tetratricopeptide repeat protein produces the protein MKAQAQTIQNDIIALFEKAWRECLSDIEQYKLESFIAQYIKKIDPAKGNAYHASYYALLGQIKKAQECYETAIRLNPNDAEVYYNYAVFFRNTGELEKAIRYALKAISLDGVRVSYIVKAIEYAFLAEDKVLLKQLSKQYEKITGKSFDFSGFNAGKEETIKEDKELDLYATSSSALRDWGKTEEETAWDK
- a CDS encoding UDP-glucose dehydrogenase family protein, which translates into the protein MRVCIVGTGYVGLVSAACFAEMGNDVVCVDVNPKVVEKLKNGEVHIYEPGLEKLVQQNFKDGRLVFTTKLTEGLSNSELVFICVGTPSGDDGSCDLSYVEAVAKEIGSQMQKPLVIVDKSTVPVGTADFVRELIAAELKKRKVDIDFDVVSNPEFLKEGDAVQDFMKPDRVIVGTSSEKSASLLKELYAPFARSRDKLIVMSVRSAEMTKYAANCMLATKISFINEIANLCEQVGADVRDVRTGIGADHRIGYHFIYPGLGYGGSCFPKDVKALIHTARKYNFAPELLEAVDNVNNRQKVRMAERIRAYFDKMTKSENSVHGKTLALWGLAFKANTDDMRDAASLSIIQDLTKHGMKIQAFDPVAHNNARNILKNNPLVSIMDNQYDVLKNADALLVVTEWNQFRTPDFKRIKESLKNPLIFDGRNLYSDATLKELGFTYLSVGKA
- the acpS gene encoding holo-ACP synthase codes for the protein MIIGLGIDIVDINRLKRSYERFGRSFSDRILHSEELKNLPHNPEQIPTFLASRFAAKEAAVKALGTGFSQDIHLQDIEVKKESNGAPLLILHNQAKKRFDELGATNSFISISHEKTMCVVVVILEK
- a CDS encoding cation diffusion facilitator family transporter, with protein sequence MYEEERKHETSKAASASVLAALFLTGLKLVVGLSTNSLGILSEALHSSLDLVAAGLTLFAVRYASNPADSKHPYGHGKIENLSAFVEALLLLVTCIWIVYESINRLFFNPVLVEASLWGLGIMAVSIVVDISRARMLMRVAKKHKSQALEADALHFYTDIWSSAVVIVGLLALYLASFFPEGSVLRILFERADALAALGVAAIVINVSFKLAVRAVNILLDAGDVELEKTMTELVKAIPGVYSIERLRLRHSGSKVFADLAVVLKTAVLLEQTDEIRQKINLEMAKLDSTIEITIEFLPFPIEQLDHISKVKRIASVYGLEVHAIKFSEFETESGGALKELLQLHVEVEPNETLLNAHNLVNKFEKDLRKELSNITIISHLEPREQKHLAAYSVNKEELSTRKNVIEDAILGEEKIFDVHKVLFRESQDGKQLSFHCHMPPDLSVRDAHEISSRVQAKLYKTMPDLDLVIIHTEPKL
- a CDS encoding type II toxin-antitoxin system PemK/MazF family toxin, coding for MGQINTPQYVSGDVVFVPFDYSDLSQSKVRPVVIIKALANNDFLVAMITSKGLCDPYIYALDMNNQRRAGLPRESVIRYSRLFVVNETRIRNKTGRVPDELLTSLKEKIADFIKK